A window of Oncorhynchus nerka isolate Pitt River linkage group LG4, Oner_Uvic_2.0, whole genome shotgun sequence contains these coding sequences:
- the LOC115116290 gene encoding cyclin-G2-like, with amino-acid sequence METVKLMRELIANFEQERNYLPKETGLRLIESTGENDSRGISAKCRDTKVEDLWSLTSFFGYSTQTFVLAVNLLDRFLATMKVQPKYLACVGISCLHIAAKAVEEDCNLSSTNELLRISQCKFTVSDLTRMEKIISEKLNFQLKTITALTFLHLYHGITSAHTSDLKEALNLDILEVQLKACLCRIAFSKAKPSVLALSLLTQEIEAMQSVDMLQIAHHVQRHLKITDVELLHWKGLVAKCMSDYSSPECSKPNNKKLVWIVSRRTAQNLHTSYYSVPELPTIPEDCWDQGESEDSCEDMSSGEESLSSSLGSDAEGPYFPQNFLC; translated from the exons ATGGAAACTGTGAAACTTATGAGGGAGTTGATAGCCAATTTTGAACAGGAGAGGAATTATCTTCCGAAGGAAACAGGACTCCGCTTAATCGAATCGACTGGAGAG AATGACAGCAGGGGAATATCAGCTAAATGTAGGGACACCAAAGTGGAGGACCTCTGGAGCCTGACTAGTTTCTTTGGGTACAGTACACAGACTTTCGTTCTGGCAGTCAACCTGTTGGATCGATTCCTGGCCACGATGAAG GTCCAACCCAAATATCTAGCTTGCGTTGGCATCAGCTGCCTCCACATCGCAGCCAAAGCAGTCGAAGAGGATTGTAACTTGTCTTCCACCAATGAGCTTCTTCGTATCAGCCAGTGCAAGTTTACGGTCTCGGACCTCACTCGCATGGAGAAGATCATTTCAGAGAAACTCAACTTCCAACTCAAAACCATCACAGCCTTAACGTTTTTGCACCTATACCACGGAATCACAAGCGCCCATACCTCAGACCT GAAGGAGGCCCTGAATCTCGACATACTAGAGGTCCAGCTCAAAGCCTGTCTCTGCCGGATCGCGTTCTCCAAAGCTAAA CCGTCAGTCTTGGCCCTGTCACTCCTCACTCAGGAGATTGAAGCCATGCAGTCTGTTGATATGTTACAAATAGCACATCATGTTCAAAGACATCTCAAG ATCACCGACGTTGAGCTGCTACACTGGAAGGGACTAGTGGCCAAGTGTATGTCCGACTACTCTTCTCCCGAATGTAGCAAACCCAACAATAAAAAGCTTGTCTGGATCGTGTCGAGAAGGACAGCTCAGAATCTTCACACCAGCTACTACAGCGTCCCTGAACTGCCAACCATTCCTGAGGACTGCTGGGATCAGGGTGAAAG TGAAGACTCATGTGAAGACATGAGTTCTGGGGAGGAGAGCCTGAGCAGTTCCCTGGGCTCTGACGCGGAGGGGCCTTACTTCCCTCAAAACTTCCTCTGCTAA